The DNA window aaatatcaaaataagaATAGAGCCTTATAAATTATGGTGtaaatttgaaaattaattaaattaatgctCATAAATTTAAAAGATTAAATTGACATATCTTtacaattttaaatataataatgaccatttatttaatattaatatactaattaattattgtgCCATTaacatattattaatttattattgagCCATTAATATctgaattttaaatttaatattataaaatagtaTTAAAATACTTCTTTTCTAATTTTCTTGATAAAAGTAATTTAAATTTAAGGAGTTATACTCGCaatatttttaaatcaattctctaaattaatcatattattataataCTCTCTCTATATTATcaaaagaaaattatataaaaaaaattataggaaaaaataataaaataaaaaaattaataaaataaaaaatgataacattaattacaaaagaaaattatataaaaaattaaaaaataggttTATTTTATGGAAATATCCATAGTAGATTTAACAATAGCCTCTTCTTTTCAAacctaactttttttttttttaaacaaaaaacacCATGGCCTCTTTTGTTTACATTATCatgcttttattattttttttcttttatttttgtttctctCATAAAAGAAAGAGTATGTATTAAGCAAGATACCTATTGGTCAACACAAAATgtacaaaaagaaataaaaagaagtaaaaaagaaaagaaaaacatcaTGCCTAAAACAATGGGAGGAAAAAGGGGAGGTTGGTGCATCCATTTATAGTGCCATTTTTGAGTAGATTCTTTTTTCctctaaataaatattaaaaatagaaaaatattaataaaaaattataaatatattttttaaataaaaacaaataccctaaaaaaaagaaaaaaaaataaatctcATTCATGGTCaactttaaattaattaaaaataatttcctTAAGAAACTCTCATTTattgtcaatttttaaaaaaaataatttattgccaactttaatttaattgaaaaaaacaaaaaaacttgtCAGATTTGGAATAAGATTCATTGGCTCTACTCCACCCCActttcaattttataatttttttaaagcaatttatatttaaaaaaagactttttctttcttttccaaaaCTATccctatttttttaatatattcaaATTTAGTAGTACTACTATACTATATACTATTAATATATCAttcatttaatattaaattaaaacgcCTTTATTGAATTTTCAAGACGGACGTGAAGCTTTTTCTTAACCAAAATTTATActtttaatttatcaattaaaatttataatttaataattaaaatcccATTGTTTAATTACTTTTTCAATAtaattttgtcaaaataaaatactttttctttataataaattttattatatgcatAGTTTTTctactttatttatttactcTTCCTTTTTCTTACAAACCCTAAATTTCATAAATCACTCTGTAGATTCTGTGAACTAGTGTTGTAGTTTTTCTCTGTAatagttgaatttttttttttaatttttgtttttgaaaaaaaaaagttttgatttttgaagCTTTTTGCTTTGTTTGCAATGGTGAAGGTTTAAGCTACAGTGTTACGTTTTTTTTTCGGATTTTATCTTGAAAATCGAAGAATCTGCATCTGGGTTTCATCAAATTTGTAAAAAGTTTGTGTTTTTGAAGCATTTAGAAATTTTACTGAGCTCTAATTTCATTGTGTTGTTTCTGGGTATCTTAGTTTTGCATTCAAGTAAAGTGTTTGTTGTGAAGAAAGTtgtaaatttttgaaatttgagatTTTGGGTTGTGTTAAAATTTCTCTGATTCTGTAAGAAATGGAAGAAAGAGAGATTTTTGGTTCTGGGCATGGTGTGAATGTTAATCAGGTCCCACAGGGGTTCAACCTGGGTCAAAATCAGAATTCGTTGAGTTTTTCTGGGCCCACTGGTGAGGCTCCGGCTACTGTTCCGGTGAGTGCACCGGTTGGTGGTGGTATGGAGGTGAAGAAGAAGAGGGGTAGGCCTAGGAAGACTGAATCTGGAAGTAAACCGGCGCTGTCTCCGATGCCGATTTCGGCGTCGATTCCGTTGACTGGAGATTTCTCTGGGTGGAAAAGTGGTGGAGGGAAGCCTTTTGAATCAATCAAGAAGCCTCTGAAGTTAAATGATTTTGATGAAGGTAACCTTAAGTGATTGTTCTTTGATCCTTTGATCTGATTAGTTAGTTCAAatgatgtttgtttttgttatgtttttaGTGTCTGTGTTGTTATTTGTTATCTAATCTTGAATTTATGTGTTTTGTTTCTGGTTATGTTGTGTGTTTGGATTTGATGATTCATGAATTGGAATTTATATATGGTGGTATAAGTGGACCCTTGGATTAGATTCTTTTCAGATCTTAAATTGAAGATGTGTGGTGTTGGAAGTGGATATTTTGTGGTCATAGTTATGTGAGGTCCGTTTTCGAATCATATGAGCACATGCTATATTTCATAGtaatcttttttgtttccctttaTGAGGGAAAAGACGGCATTTATTTGATCTCAGAAATCGAGTTAATCGAAGGGACTACATTAGCATAATAACATGATTAGTTTGTAAATCATATAAGTTGTATGTATTCAATTTGTATGATCATTTAAATGCATGAAGACTTTTCAAGTTCATGGAGTCAATTTGTGGTCTTTGCATTAGGCATATGATTTAGTGAAGTAGGGTAAATCTATTTTACTGATGATATATTTTGATTCAGACTGATATGCTATCTTGTGTAACACGAGGCGGTTCATTACCTTTTATGATTTATGCATATCAAATTAGGGTCGGTTAATTTTTGTTTTACGTAATGAAATGAATGTACTATTTACTTGTGAATTAGATATTAACTTGTTATGGATTTACCTTCTTATTTTGTAGATGATAGAACAGCTCCACCTAGTTCCAATTTCAAAACTCATGTGCTTACCGTAAATTCCGGAGAGGTATTGTGTTCATTTCCATTTATGCCTATATTATGTAAATAGATTATTTCCTTTAAATAAGTGCTGTCAAATTGTGGCGCTATAGCGCTACCATAGTAGAATTTGAACAAATTGCTATTATTCTGAGATACAGTATTTAGCACAAAATATTGTCGAACAGCAGCACGCCATTGCTTAGTGAATTTTGATCAAGATGCTGTTTTCCATGATTGACGATGCCACTTTAAACTAAAACAAATTAAGATTGATGTGTACAATCTAATACCTAAACATATTTGTTTTTGGATTTGTGTTATACTTATAGACATGCTTACATTCTTAATGCGAAATTACCTGGTTAATATTGTTATATGGATTAAGAAATAGCATccatgtattttaatatttaacatgAATCATAACTTGAGGTAGTTAATTGTGATATTAAGTTTGCTCATTGGTTAATTGTAATTGTGATTTTCCTATGGTTTGTTTTAGGATCTCTCTATGAAAATAATGTCTCTTTCTCAACAAGAGAATCATACTATATCTATTCTCACGGCAACTGGCACAATTTCGAATGTCACACTTCGCCAGTCGGATGCTTGTGGAGGTACTTCGACATATGAGGTTAGTTTAGTCCTATTTCTTAACGGTATAACATCGGACTTTTTATCCAATATGGTAATGTAGGACCTATCTATTTAGTGTTCTTAATTTTCTCCGCGCTTATTTAGGTTGTCAGTTTCATCGATTTCATTAAAAGAATTTCTCTACTTTTCAAACTTTCTATGATTTTCCCTTGTAATTATGGCTTATGACCTATGAAGTACAAACCCTGGTAATTACTTAAGAAAATAGAAATGATTGATGTAACCTCACGTGTCGGTGTCATGTAGTGTCAGGGTCAGACAACACCGACGCGTATTGGACACGATACACATCTTTGATCTGAAGTGTCGGTCCTACGCTTCTTAACAATTTGATTCAAATTATTTCCCATTAATTCACTCTAATTTCAAACTTAAGGGGATTTACTTTATCTTATTACGAATTATTAACAACGCACTCTTTTCCGCTCGATCTCTTTCCAACATTCTCATCCTTTTTTTCTTAATTATAGCACTAGACGAAAACATAAAATGAATATTGTGAAACAGATTTTGAGCTTTTACAGGGAGTTTTTGAGATTCTTTCCTTGAGCGGATCATTTGTGCCAACCGAGAATGGATTGACAAAGAGCAGAGCTGGAAGAATGAGTGTCTCTCTGGCAGGTCCAAATGGCCGTGTTTTCGGGGGCGCGCTCGCTGGTTTGCTGGTAGCTGCTGGTTCTGTGCAGGTAAAGCTTATCAACAGAAAACACCAGAAGTCAACTAGCCCTTAATTTTACATTGACTGAGCTCTCACTTTCTGTCTATTTTATTCATCAGGTTGTGGTTGCGAGTTTCCTTCCGGATCATCAGAAACCGAAGAAGCAACGTATCGATCATATGTCACCAACCGCCCCTCCTACATCAACTCATATTAACAATCATGCATCTGATGAATTGAAAACCGATCTCGGTGGAATGAAGCCTATCATGTCACCGGCCGGCTTTAACTTCGCTACATTCGGTAATGGCCAGGGCTCTGGCAACTCATCATCATCTGGCGATGATGACGAGCATGTCCAACCCTAGTCATTCCGAAGACGAAGTATGTGTTTGATTTTGACTATATAAGAAATTGTTATATTATGGACAAGTATAAGTATTTGTTAAATGTAGTTCTAATATTTATGTAGCAATTAGATTTAGGATACATGTTGATGTTATGTATGCTAAGAATGTTAAATTTGAGTGCAAGTGGAATGTTTCTTATATGTAACCTAACAATTTATATTGTATGTTGTGaaaatttaaattagtttttggttttattgttttatttttttaataggaaaTGTTGGTATTAATTAGTTTTTACAAATGTTAATTTCTTGGCCTTTGAAAGACATCATAAAGTTGTGATATATCTAACCACCAAGGAGAAGGGTCATGTTTTGATTAAGAATATTTGATGATCTAATTTTGATCATTAAAATGTTAAATTTCAATTAATTGAAGATaatttcaagaaatatattaTTATGCTAAAATTAATAAGATTTATTTCTTAGGTACAgcaatttttttttctatatatttgAAATTAAAGGGAGTACTAAAAGTAAAATCTTATGTTGAACACTTAACCAACTTTGATGCCTCACTTTGATGCCTCACTTGGGTTGGGTTTCTTAGCACTACTACTAATCCCTTTAGTCATGTAGGAGGGTTATGCATGGCATTTcgcatattttaataaatttaataattatctTCTCATAATTTACCTCTTTAAAATTTTactgtttttttaataataaaaaacactcAAATTATCAGTTAAATCTTATGTTGAACTGTTTTTTTTTACTGTTTTTCCAAAAAGTTAACTTTTGGTCAAAACATGGTGACTCAAACCTTCTCAGATGACCAAGTTATTTCCTTTATCAATATACAAGCCCAAGTGTGGTTcaaatcaagatcaacaactttcaaattcaataggtacacaattagggttttgacctaattaggATTTTGACATAATTatggttttgacctaattctacaaaaagttgacttttggtcaaagcattGTGACTAAAACATTCTCATTTTGACATAAATTtagttataaatttataataaaattaaaacatataaCAAAATTTATTGAAGAAAAGATTGCTATTATACCTGTTATTTAAGgtaaaattataattatgatatgtgtttatataattttttaaaaaaaattcaatacgTTATTGAATAGATAcccaaatttataaataaattcggTATAATATGTATTTTCACATCCTTGAAAATCGGACAGGTTAAGTTTTGTTTAGTTTCTTTATACATTGTATTTGTTTACTTTAATGGTATGGACAAATCAAATAGGTTAAGTTTTGTTTAGGTTTATTACTTTGCATTTGTTTACTTCAATGGTATTAGTCATTCAGTTGAATTTAGGGTTACTGAGAACAACACACTCGTAGATATGAAGTAAAAAATGAAGAATCTTTTAAACCATAATAACAATCCAAGGATGGTTAACAATATCGAAGTAGATGCGACACATATACATGatatttagaaaataataaaatgtccCAAAACTATAATATCAAGTTCATATTAAATTTATGCAACAATATGCCATGAACAAGTAATACTAGGACGATAAGTAATAAAACAACGAACAATTATGAAACGACAATAAGTCATGATGCAACAAGTAGTAACAAAATATCTATGTCGGTCCACCACGTACAATGTGTGTAATCTACGCTGTTATAACACAAACCTCGTCATCTGGGTTTATCGAATCTATGAGGTTATAAAAAAGAAGAGATATTATTTGCATCCTCCGTTGATGAGTCATACCAGGTGGTGGAGGAAGTGGTGGAATGTCACCTGAAGATCCAACAACATTTGAAGCGTCAACTGAGCCATAAGGGATAATGGAAGAATAAGATACTCTATATTACCACTCAAAGTACTCAaccaaatatattttttagaatgTCACAATCACTTCATTTTGTCTAATTACAGCAAAAATATTCACCATGTTAGCATGAAACTATCCATCAAAGCTAGAAGGTACATCATGGACTTGTCGTGGTAATGCCAAGCATGTATCCAAACTAATGGAGACACTAATCAAGAAGATAACTAGTCAATGTACTCTCCTAGCATATATAACCTAAAAATAGTGCAGTTTCATTGAACTCCCGATACACCTGATGACCTGTGTATGGTCTTTAGATAACATCATCAATGATGAGAGCTTCAATCCAGCGTGTCTATATAAATCCCTTCACGCGTCAAGACTCATGTATTCTATTCATTCTCACACTCATATTATTTCTCATTCATCCATCGACTTAGGTGTAGGAGTGTTGGCAATGTTCGATTTGATTAAACAACCATTCTTTATAGATCTTGGAATGtctagattatatatatatatatatatatatatatatatatatatatatatatatatatatatatatatatatatatatatatatatatatatatatatatatatatatatatatatattgggtgTTACATGTTCAATTAGTGATGTTTGATAAAAGAATGTGCATAGgtacaaaatattttattttctcagGGTGGAAGACTTTTGTTTGGAAATGAGTACTTAAagtttggaaaaatcttgactTCCATATTTGTATTGTGAGAGAGGAAATTAGATCCCTAGACTTAAAAGTTGAGCCTTGAAGAAGATATTCATCATTtatcaaataagaaaaaaagttTGAAATCTAGCTCAATCAAAGTTCAAGTGATCATATGcattagaaataaaatgaaagattTGAGATAATTTATAATGATTAAAGTGTGCATTTCAATTTATAATATATAGCTTAAGATGCTCAAGAAAATCATATCAAACTTCATCTATAAAATCCATGAACATCATGCATGAAATCATTTGAAACTAAGTCATCAAACGTTGATTATTGCATTTTTAAATCAGGTAATCAATTACCTAATTTAAGAAACCAGTTACCAAATGCTACTGTTTTCAAATTTTCTAAACGTTGGAACAGTGGTAACCGGATATAGTTTTGCATAACTGGTTACCATtgataaaaatatgatttttcatgAACCAACTTCATTCTAAATCATGACAAACCTTCGTGGAACAGTTCCAAACTTAAGCAATCATTCAAAAAGGTTTCTAAAGGTGTATATAAGACATCATACATCAGAAAACTATTAACCTCTTTAATATATCATTTTTACATACAATTTAAACACATTTTTAAAGTTTTTCATATTATTTAAATCTATGGAACCTTATGCATAATTTTCATATCTCTAAAAGATCTTCATTAAACATTTTGACCACTTAGGTATATAAGTTTGGATTGTGATACAAGAGAATGAGAAGATCAATCATTTCAACTTGGAATTTAACCAAGAATAAATCTTATACAAATCAAGTGTGACTTATTTCACCAAAGTGTTTGGTGAAGATCACAATAATGTTTGGTGATTGTGGAAAAATGTCCTTTGAGTCAGAGAGATTAAAATTCCACCAAAGTGTTTGATGTTTGTGAAAAAATTCTTTGAATTGAGTTGATTTAAAGTCCACCATATTGTTTTGTGTTGTAAAAATAAAAGGGTGTTCTttcattttgtttatgttttagaAGGTTGTAAAGAGGTATTGGCGTGAGACTTGTACAAGGATCTAAACATGATGAAAAATCCTAAGAGTTGAGGATGTACCCTTGGTTAATAAAGGGAGCTAGTTAAATTCTTATGTGTCCTTTATCTTTATGCCTTTaaatttccgcactttactttcATATTCAAGTATCATTAAATATCTTGCTTTTGGTAAAATAACAAGATAAGATCCTAAGCGCTAAATTGAGAAAAATTAGGCAAACTTAATTCACACCCACTCTTAGGTTGATCTCATAATTACAATTGACATCAGAGTAAGAGTTGGATAACCTGCTTCTAGATCTGATATAAAAATGCTTCCGCAAATCTTTCTTAGAAGAAGGGTCAAGGATTAATAGGACACCAAGTTTTACTGGTGAATGCAACAATTTTTGGAATATTAGAATGAAAATGTTTCTAGAAGCACAAGGTGTAGAAGTATGGAATGTTGTAAAGAAATGGTCCTTTCATTTCTACTACAATTATTAATggtgaaagtcaaccaaaaccagaagaagaatgaaaagaagaaaacaacaaaaaaattctaCATGATAAGAAggttaaaaatattaatgcatCTGTTTTAGGGATTTAGGAATTCTTTCAGGTGTCTAATTGCAAAATAGAAAAGGAAATATGAAAAACCTTGGAATTCAACAACAAGAAGGATGAAAAGTCAAGAAGAGCATATATCGCTTGGAAAGACAAATATGTCAGtacaaattttgaaaataaagaagaaaCACATCTATCTTTCAAAGTCGCAATTATATATGGGTTTTAGAAATGAAATAACCCAAAAGGATCCAAATAAATTTGGATACCTAGAAAGAAATATTAAGTTTACTTTTGCAGATGTACTTGGAGAGCATATGCTTaaattgtaaaataaagtttGGTTTTTCAAGACACAAGGAGATCATATGATATGGTAAGATTAAAAGTTTTAATAGGTAGAAGGTGAATTAAAAATATGGACACTTTCAAAAGAGAATCTAATCACTTTCAAAGAGTATCACTATTGTGAAGAAGATAAGTTTCTAAATATGTTGTAATGATTGAAAATGGCATATGAGGAAATACACTTGGCATAATATAATTGGTTGAAGCAAATGGACTTGTGGCTAGTGATCTTATAATCAAGGAAGTTTGGATTGTGCATAAATAGGAAATGATGATCATTAGTGGTGgggaagaaaattgatgaagtctctcctctctctcttagATACTCTCTTGTAGAGTAATGATTAAGTCTTAGACTTAATCTTCTTCTATCTTTTCATTAATGCTTCTTTTGTACTAAGAACACTAATTATAATTAGGTTATCATCTATCACTTTTACTTTTAATTCAATAATCAATCATCAATTATCAATCTATCAAATCTTCAATTTTGGAAACCCTTACATATGTGCTATTATAATCTTTTATACAATCACTTCATCtatcaaaatgaatctttttatatagtattttgctttggattttattcattttcttctttttgacAATATCTAAAGGGGGAGAAGAGGTATGATtgtttttgttcattttatttcaaaataccaAAGATTTAATTTCAAAACAAGGGGGGGGGGGATGTAGAAGATATGAGGAGTATCAAATGTGAAAGAAATATAtatcattaatttattttgtcatcataaaaagggggagattgtgaaaaAGATATTCAGCGTCTATCTAAGTTTAGTTTTGTTGAAGAACAAATCTaattaaagaagaaaaatatttaaagtttAGCTCGATCAAAGTTCAAGTGATCATAAGCtttggaaatcaaagaaaagaTTTGAGATAATTGATCATGAATAAAGTATGCATTACAATTCATAATATATTACTTAACATGCTCAAGAAAATCATATCAAACTTTATCTATACAAGCCATGAACATCATGCATGATAACCTTTAAAACAAAGCCATCAAAAGCTGATGTTTTCACTTTTAAATCAGTTAATTGGTTACCTTATTTAAGTAACCGAGTTATCAGTTTCTActatttcaaaatttttaaacATTGGAACAATGGCAATTGGTTACAACTTttctgtaaccggttaccactaaaaaaaattgatttgacatAAACTAACTTGATTCTAAACAATGGCAAACCTTCTTAAAACCATTCCAAACTTAtgaaatcattcaaaaatatttcaaaaggtGTATATAAGGCATAATACAGAAGAAAActattgaaaaaaatttaatattatttttacattCAATTCAAACACATTTTTCAAAGTGTTCACATCATTTCAAGTTATGGAACATTATGCATAATTTTCATATCTCTAAAAGTATTTCATTGAAAATTATGAGAACTTAAGTATATAAGTTTAAATTGTGATACACgagaaagagaagatcaattattttaacttgGAATTTAAGCCAGAAACaaatcttatacaaaatcaagTCTGACTTGTTTCACAATAGTGTTTGGTGAAGATCACCTTAGTGTTTGGTGATTATAGAAAAAGTCCTTTGAGTTTGAGACATTCAAAGTCTATCATGGTGGTTGGTATTtgtgaaaatattctttgaattggGGTGATTCAAAATCCATCATAGTATTTGGTGTTTGTTATTGTAAAAATATAGTGGTATTCTttcattttgtttatgttttagaAGCTTGTAAAGAGGTATTGGTGTGAGACTTGTACAAGGATCTAAATATAGTGGAAAATCCTCCAAATAGTAGAGAGACTAGATGTACCCATGGTGGGTAAGGGAAACTAATATAATTTTGTTGTGTCCTTTATCTTTATGCCTTTAAATTCCGCACTTTAATTCATATTCAAGTAGTATTAAATATCTTGGTTCCAGTAAAATAACAAGATAAGATCCCAAGCTATAAATCGAGAGAAATTGGGCAACTTTAATTCACCCCATCTTATGTTGCATCTCATAGCTACATGAGCAGGGTGCCATTCTTCTTAATGAGGTTGTTGCTAGCACGGGGGCCATTGTAGAGCTTTGGTCTCTATATAGGATTAAAGACTCTAAGTTTTTCCAAAGGTCTTAGATTGAGTGGCTAAGGGAAGAGGATGCCACTAAAGATTTTTTTCATGCTTAGGTTAAGAATATGAGTATGAGGATTCATTTTTTAGTGCTTCGTGTTGGAGATACCTAGTTGAAAGATGTGACTGAGATTAGGTAGGAGTTAATGAACTATTTTTCTCATCACTTTCAAGAGCCTTTTGTCGATCGTCCCCATGTGAATATGGTTGACTTTAGGACTATCTCTTTGGACGATAATGAAGCCTTTTCTTATTTATCTTCATTTAGATATCGATATGGTAGTCTCACGTTGTAAAGGGAATAAGATCCATGACCCTGATGATTtttacttttcttcttatgaataTTTGGGTCATATGTTTGAGCAGTTACATTGTATGACTACTCTCCCCCCCGTATCTTCCCATCCTATTTTGTCACACTAATAGATAAGGTTGAGTATCTCTCCCTTTTCACTACTACGTAAAAGTGATACCACAACAGTTGGAAAAGGAATACCATAAAGTTTGACCAACTATTGTGAGGTAAGAGGTGGTTATATGTATGATACTTTCCACCACGATGTGATCGTGATTATAAGTTAAGTAGCACGCTACCTATCACGATAGTTACTTTTACTATaacaaataacactttttatgacgTAACTTTCACCTCACATAAAAAAATTGAAGTGTAAACCATAGACgagttacattatttttatttttaaaaaaataccacATATTCTATCGGTTTTATTGAAAATCGAGGGGTAAAGTATTTAGAGGACACGCCTTCGAATCCCAACAACTACATTTTaacatattttcattttttaatttttttacttattACCTCGGTTTTACTGAAAACTGAGGGGTAAAGTATTTAGAGGTCACACCTTCGAATCCCAGCAACTACATTTtaacatattttaatttttaattttttgtcttATTACCTTAGTTTTACTGAAAACTGAGGGATAAAGTATTTAGAGGTCACGTCTTGGAATCCCAACAACTATATCTTACcacct is part of the Vicia villosa cultivar HV-30 ecotype Madison, WI linkage group LG2, Vvil1.0, whole genome shotgun sequence genome and encodes:
- the LOC131653234 gene encoding AT-hook motif nuclear-localized protein 6-like: MEEREIFGSGHGVNVNQVPQGFNLGQNQNSLSFSGPTGEAPATVPVSAPVGGGMEVKKKRGRPRKTESGSKPALSPMPISASIPLTGDFSGWKSGGGKPFESIKKPLKLNDFDEDDRTAPPSSNFKTHVLTVNSGEDLSMKIMSLSQQENHTISILTATGTISNVTLRQSDACGGTSTYEGVFEILSLSGSFVPTENGLTKSRAGRMSVSLAGPNGRVFGGALAGLLVAAGSVQVVVASFLPDHQKPKKQRIDHMSPTAPPTSTHINNHASDELKTDLGGMKPIMSPAGFNFATFGNGQGSGNSSSSGDDDEHVQP